Proteins encoded by one window of Dendropsophus ebraccatus isolate aDenEbr1 chromosome 4, aDenEbr1.pat, whole genome shotgun sequence:
- the RASSF10 gene encoding ras association domain-containing protein 10: MDAEEEWKISVWLCEEEKLVSGLSRRTTCADVVRVLLEDYNAQQPPGEASLLLGPPHAYCMVEKWRGFERTLPNKTKILRLWTAWGEEQENVRFVLLRTAASLPNIGPRSAEAKVVLSRESPCPFKGAPQTSSSTATLSQEKQRRVVRKAFRKLAKMNKKRQETKAVEKMETLVHLVLSQDHTIRQQLQRIKDLDRDIDRYQAKIHFDRMRRHGVNYVQDTYLVGVVPEKSTDGEDQECEEELFVDFEDYARKCEGILLLQDQISQQEALIEEITGQIQEELNKRWMDRRQEELSSKDQDPHTAMAGDEEECENELLLQQERVKTELSASLYIGLRLNTDLEAVKADLDYSQQVWNEKESELQGLLESLGALEVSEEAAEELRPGCSQGPERTCTQGPGVWGGKDGGRCTNCEGNDEDSDTGLSSMHSQDSDSTPVCESLV; this comes from the coding sequence ATGGACGCGGAGGAGGAATGGAAGATCTCGGTGTGGCTGTGcgaggaggagaagctggtgtCCGGGCTGAGCCGGCGCACTACCTGTGCGGATGTGGTGCGGGTCCTGCTGGAGGACTACAACGCCCAGCAGCCCCCGGGGGAGGCCTCCCTGCTGCTGGGACCCCCGCACGCCTACTGCATGGTGGAGAAGTGGAGGGGCTTCGAGCGGACCCTGCCCAACAAGACCAAGATCCTGCGGCTGTGGACGGCGTGGGGAGAAGAGCAGGAGAACGTGCGCTTCGTGCTGCTCAGGACTGCGGCTTCTCTGCCCAACATCGGCCCCAGGAGCGCCGAAGCCAAGGTGGTCCTCAGCAGGGAGAGCCCCTGCCCCTTTAAGGGGGCCCCCCAAACCAGCAGCAGCACCGCCACCCTGAGCCAGGAGAAGCAGCGGCGGGTGGTGAGGAAAGCCTTCCGCAAGCTGGCCAAGATGAACAAGAAGCGCCAGGAGACCAAGGCGGTGGAGAAGATGGAGACGCTGGTCCACCTGGTGCTGTCCCAGGACCACACCATCCGCCAGCAGCTGCAGAGGATCAAGGACCTGGACCGCGACATCGACAGGTACCAGGCCAAGATCCACTTTGACCGCATGAGACGACACGGGGTGAATTACGTCCAGGACACCTATCTGGTCGGGGTGGTCCCAGAAAAGTCTACGGACGGCGAAGACCAAGAGTGCGAAGAAGAACTTTTCGTCGACTTTGAGGACTATGCTCGAAAGTGCGAAGGGATCTTATTGCTTCAAGACCAAATAAGCCAACAGGAGGCGCTGATCGAGGAGATCACCGGGCAGATCCAGGAGGAGCTCAACAAGAGGTGGATGGACAGGCGCCAGGAGGAGCTGTCCTCCAAGGACCAAGACCCCCACACCGCCATGGCGGGCGACGAGGAGGAGTGCGAGAACGAGCTGCTGCTCCagcaggaaagggttaaaaccGAGCTCAGTGCCAGTCTCTACATAGGACTGCGGCTCAACACCGACCTGGAGGCCGTCAAGGCGGATCTGGATTATTCCCAACAAGTCTGGAATGAGAAGGAGAGCGAGTTACAGGGTCTCTTGGAGAGTCTGGGGGCCTTGGAGGTGTCCGAGGAGGCGGCTGAGGAGCTGAGGCCGGGCTGCTCCCAGGGGCCCGAGAGGACATGCACCCAGGGCCCCGGGGTCTGGGGGGGAAAGGACGGGGGGCGCTGCACCAACTGTGAGGGCAACGACGAGGACTCGGACACAGGATTAAGCTCCATGCACAGCCAGGACTCCGACTCCACACCTGTCTGTGAGTCCCTGGTATAG